One Amorphoplanes digitatis genomic window carries:
- a CDS encoding GNAT family N-acetyltransferase, whose protein sequence is MRYHLSTPPAIVAGALSARAQPVISAPGGLLLRPWSARDAAVFLAAYSDPEIRHWHTRRPASEEQVREWFDHYREAWARETGAHWAVTRDGGEVLGRVALGGLNLDDGVAGCAYWVLPAARGAGVASRALTAMSGWALGEAGFHRLQLDHSTRNDASCRVAAQCGFRLEGTKRSDAVHSDGRHDMHLHARIRTDGPA, encoded by the coding sequence GTGAGATACCACCTCTCCACGCCGCCCGCCATCGTGGCCGGCGCGCTCTCGGCCCGCGCCCAGCCGGTCATCTCCGCGCCCGGCGGCCTGCTCCTGCGGCCCTGGTCGGCCCGCGACGCGGCGGTCTTCCTCGCCGCCTACTCCGATCCCGAGATCCGGCACTGGCACACCCGCCGGCCCGCGTCCGAGGAGCAGGTGCGCGAGTGGTTCGACCACTACCGCGAGGCCTGGGCGCGGGAGACGGGCGCGCACTGGGCGGTGACCCGAGACGGCGGCGAGGTGCTGGGGCGCGTCGCCCTGGGCGGGCTGAACCTCGACGACGGCGTCGCCGGGTGCGCGTACTGGGTGCTCCCCGCGGCCCGGGGCGCGGGCGTCGCCTCCCGCGCGCTGACGGCGATGAGCGGCTGGGCACTGGGCGAGGCCGGCTTCCACCGCCTGCAACTGGACCACTCGACCCGCAACGACGCCTCCTGCCGCGTCGCCGCCCAGTGCGGCTTCCGGCTGGAAGGCACCAAACGCAGCGACGCCGTCCACTCCGACGGCCGCCACGACATGCACCTGCACGCCCGCATCCGCACCGACGGACCGGCCTAG
- a CDS encoding Lrp/AsnC family transcriptional regulator codes for MEEIDRAIVGALTVDGRLSYTDLAERVGLSVSAVHQRVRRLEQRGVISGYTAKVSYEALELPLTAFVAIRPFDPSQPDDAPERLAHLAEIDSCYSVAGEDFYLLMVRVASPADLERLLQEIRTAANVTTRTTVVLSTPYENRPPRIEVS; via the coding sequence GTGGAAGAGATCGACCGGGCGATCGTCGGAGCCCTCACCGTGGACGGCAGGCTGTCCTACACCGATCTCGCCGAGCGGGTCGGCCTGAGCGTCTCCGCGGTCCACCAGCGGGTACGCCGGCTGGAGCAGCGCGGCGTGATCAGCGGCTACACGGCCAAGGTGTCCTACGAGGCGCTCGAGCTGCCGCTGACGGCGTTCGTGGCGATCCGCCCGTTCGACCCGTCGCAGCCCGACGACGCGCCCGAGCGGCTGGCGCACCTGGCCGAGATCGACTCGTGCTACTCGGTCGCGGGGGAGGACTTCTACCTGCTCATGGTCCGGGTGGCCAGCCCGGCGGACCTCGAGCGGCTGCTACAGGAGATCCGCACGGCGGCGAACGTCACCACCCGCACCACGGTCGTGCTGAGCACCCCGTACGAGAACCGCCCGCCCCGCATCGAAGTGTCCTAG
- a CDS encoding proline dehydrogenase family protein produces the protein MIDDPRQAAQVLRTMALDEELKARIPGDPVLGPLARKVAARYVAGETTAEALARVAEVLGRGHRANAEYMGESCRDPERAGRETDVFVDLARRLPAGCSVSLDLSHIGLAISDDLALENGTRIAEATAATGREMIISAEGSGRTDAVLAVHRRLCERFGHVGVTVQARLHRTAEDLAGLLALPGRIRLVKGAFLEPETIAYARDDKVLADAYLRYAQLLAGSAHLCSFATHDWDLIHAVDDLLGDPSAAAPWEFETLLGLGPDRLAAMAERGHPTREYVVFGTEWWLYVCNRLAEDPNRLFQAVVDAAA, from the coding sequence GTGATCGATGACCCCCGGCAGGCGGCACAGGTGTTGCGGACGATGGCGCTCGACGAGGAGCTGAAGGCGCGGATACCCGGCGACCCGGTGCTCGGACCCCTCGCCCGTAAGGTGGCCGCCCGTTACGTGGCCGGTGAGACGACGGCCGAGGCACTCGCCCGGGTCGCCGAGGTCCTCGGCCGGGGGCATCGGGCCAACGCCGAGTACATGGGCGAGAGCTGCCGTGACCCCGAGCGGGCCGGCCGCGAGACCGACGTCTTCGTCGACCTGGCCCGGCGGCTGCCGGCCGGCTGCTCGGTCTCCCTCGACCTGTCGCACATCGGCCTGGCGATCTCCGACGACCTCGCCCTCGAGAACGGCACGCGCATCGCCGAGGCCACCGCCGCCACCGGGCGCGAGATGATCATCTCGGCGGAGGGCTCCGGGCGCACCGACGCGGTCCTGGCCGTGCACCGCCGGCTCTGCGAGCGGTTCGGCCACGTCGGCGTCACGGTGCAGGCGCGGCTGCACCGCACCGCGGAGGACCTGGCCGGCCTGCTCGCCCTCCCCGGCCGGATCCGCCTGGTCAAGGGTGCGTTCCTCGAGCCGGAGACCATCGCGTACGCGCGTGACGACAAGGTCCTTGCGGACGCCTACCTGCGCTACGCGCAGCTGCTGGCGGGCTCGGCGCACCTGTGCTCGTTCGCCACGCACGACTGGGACCTGATCCACGCGGTGGACGACCTGCTCGGCGACCCGTCCGCCGCCGCGCCGTGGGAGTTCGAGACGCTGCTCGGGCTCGGGCCCGACCGGCTCGCGGCGATGGCCGAGCGGGGGCACCCCACCCGCGAGTACGTCGTCTTCGGCACCGAGTGGTGGCTCTACGTCTGCAACCGCCTGGCGGAGGACCCGAACCGGCTCTTCCAGGCCGTCGTCGACGCCGCGGCCTGA
- a CDS encoding RNA polymerase sigma factor, which yields MNGLLDPPPEDRAPVAAPARTGADTFADFYRREIGGLVNFLVWMGADLADATDLAQETMIDAYRGWSGITFPRAWARRVASRKFVRRVTAAESAAELDADSPLLPVHHDTAEWEFQDEVIQLLRTLPWRQRQVMAWTLDGYRPIEIAEELRISPEAVRGNLRLARLALAAHIRAPGEGPQ from the coding sequence GTGAACGGACTCCTGGACCCGCCGCCGGAGGATCGTGCGCCGGTCGCCGCGCCCGCGCGCACCGGCGCCGACACATTCGCCGACTTCTACCGCCGGGAGATCGGTGGCCTGGTCAACTTCCTGGTCTGGATGGGCGCGGACCTGGCCGACGCCACCGACCTCGCGCAGGAGACGATGATCGACGCCTATCGCGGGTGGTCCGGCATCACATTCCCCCGAGCCTGGGCACGCCGGGTCGCGTCCCGCAAGTTCGTCCGCCGCGTCACCGCCGCGGAGTCGGCCGCCGAGCTCGACGCCGACAGCCCGCTGCTTCCCGTGCATCACGACACGGCCGAGTGGGAGTTCCAGGACGAGGTGATCCAATTGTTGCGGACCCTGCCGTGGCGGCAGCGGCAGGTGATGGCCTGGACCCTCGACGGCTACCGGCCGATCGAGATCGCCGAGGAACTGCGCATCAGCCCGGAGGCGGTACGCGGCAACCTGCGCCTGGCCCGCCTCGCGCTGGCGGCGCACATCCGAGCACCAGGGGAGGGGCCGCAGTGA
- a CDS encoding serine hydrolase domain-containing protein produces MKDEEPALRWPGLLDRLDRHGASGLPSPDVASLPELMDTYRIPGAGIAVADLDGRSWAAGYGTTGGAAPVPVRGDTAFQACSISKHVAAFGALRLVADGVLDLDADIHDYLTAWRLPAGVTVTPRQLLAHTAGLTYNWFRGYGPDEPTPSLSQTLRGAAPANTPPVRAALLPGSRFRYSGSHYAVLQRLMVDVTGAAFDDLMRTLVLEPLAMRDSSYDQGFPHRRPGSVAAGHHRAGTPVPGGWQTLPEMAGGGLWSTPADLLRLELELARAAAGESALLGRDLATQMLTPQLPGGSYGLGTELHDTPGHRKFGHTGENVGYTCFSFAWPDTGAAVAVMTNSEDTREVLTAILTTADREYATAEAATPPDDVTGRYLLRDDFPLDVTATDDGLTLTAAGRPPVVLLPLEGGRYRHPGLDLEIGFRLELMELRQEGVTQTATRIADDRR; encoded by the coding sequence ATGAAGGACGAGGAACCGGCCCTGCGCTGGCCCGGACTGCTGGACCGCCTCGACCGGCACGGCGCGTCCGGCCTGCCGTCGCCGGACGTGGCGAGCCTGCCGGAGCTGATGGACACCTACCGGATACCGGGCGCCGGCATCGCGGTCGCCGACCTGGACGGCCGGTCCTGGGCGGCCGGCTACGGCACCACCGGCGGCGCGGCGCCCGTGCCGGTGCGCGGCGACACCGCGTTCCAGGCCTGCTCGATCAGCAAACACGTCGCCGCGTTCGGCGCGTTGCGGCTGGTCGCCGACGGCGTGCTGGACCTGGACGCCGACATCCACGACTACCTGACCGCCTGGCGCCTGCCGGCCGGCGTGACCGTCACGCCGCGCCAGCTCCTGGCGCACACCGCCGGACTGACCTACAACTGGTTCCGCGGCTACGGCCCGGACGAACCCACCCCGTCGCTGTCGCAGACCCTGCGGGGCGCGGCGCCGGCGAACACGCCGCCGGTGCGGGCCGCCCTGCTGCCGGGCAGCCGGTTCCGCTACTCGGGCAGCCACTACGCCGTGTTGCAGCGGCTGATGGTCGACGTGACCGGCGCGGCGTTCGACGACCTCATGCGCACGCTGGTGCTGGAGCCCCTCGCCATGCGCGACAGCAGCTACGACCAAGGCTTTCCGCACCGGCGGCCGGGCTCGGTCGCCGCGGGCCATCACCGCGCCGGCACCCCCGTCCCCGGCGGCTGGCAGACCCTGCCGGAGATGGCCGGCGGCGGCCTGTGGAGCACGCCCGCCGACCTGCTCCGGCTCGAACTCGAGCTCGCCCGCGCCGCCGCCGGAGAGTCCGCGCTGCTCGGCCGGGACCTCGCCACCCAGATGCTGACGCCACAGCTACCCGGCGGCAGCTACGGCCTGGGCACCGAGCTCCACGACACACCCGGCCACCGCAAGTTCGGCCACACCGGCGAGAACGTCGGCTACACCTGCTTCTCGTTCGCCTGGCCCGACACCGGCGCCGCGGTCGCCGTGATGACCAACTCCGAGGACACCCGCGAGGTGCTGACCGCCATCCTCACCACCGCCGACCGCGAGTACGCCACCGCCGAGGCCGCCACGCCGCCGGACGACGTGACGGGCCGCTACCTGCTCCGCGACGACTTCCCCCTGGACGTCACGGCCACCGACGACGGGCTCACCCTCACCGCCGCGGGCCGGCCGCCGGTCGTCCTGCTGCCCCTCGAAGGCGGCCGCTACCGGCATCCCGGCCTCGACCTGGAGATCGGCTTCCGGCTCGAGCTCATGGAGCTGCGCCAGGAGGGCGTCACGCAGACCGCGACCCGGATCGCGGACGACCGGCGGTGA
- a CDS encoding 5'-3' exonuclease: MTERPLLAVDAPSLYFRAFHGIPESAARTSAGEPVNAIRGFLDMIAQLVRTRRPDRLVCALDADWRPAWRVALVPSYKRHRVAHGAVEEVPAALEKQVPVLLEVLAAVGIPAFGVAGYEADDVLGTLAATQAAPVEVVSGDRDLFQLVDDARGTRLLYCGRGVAKLEDSDDAAVQAKYGVPPRWYADFAAMRGDPSDGLPGVPGVGEKTAARLIARYGGVEEILAALDDKDAGFAPGLRIKLDGARDYLTAALPVCRVALDVPLPPFDATLPAAPRDGDALLALAERWNLAGSARRLVDALAG, encoded by the coding sequence GTGACTGAGCGACCCCTGCTGGCCGTCGACGCGCCCAGCCTGTATTTCCGTGCGTTCCACGGGATCCCCGAGTCCGCCGCGCGGACCTCCGCCGGCGAGCCGGTCAACGCGATCCGCGGCTTCCTCGACATGATCGCCCAGCTGGTCCGGACCCGCCGGCCCGACCGGCTGGTCTGCGCCCTCGACGCCGACTGGCGGCCGGCCTGGCGGGTCGCGCTCGTCCCGTCCTACAAGCGGCACCGCGTCGCGCACGGCGCCGTCGAGGAGGTGCCCGCGGCCCTGGAGAAGCAGGTCCCGGTCCTGCTCGAGGTGCTCGCCGCGGTGGGCATCCCGGCGTTCGGGGTGGCCGGCTACGAGGCCGACGATGTGCTGGGCACGCTCGCCGCCACCCAGGCCGCCCCGGTCGAGGTCGTCTCGGGCGACCGCGACCTGTTCCAGCTGGTCGACGACGCGCGCGGCACGCGGCTGCTCTACTGCGGGCGCGGGGTCGCCAAGCTCGAGGACAGCGACGACGCGGCGGTCCAGGCCAAATACGGCGTGCCGCCCCGGTGGTATGCGGACTTCGCCGCGATGCGGGGCGACCCGAGCGACGGCCTGCCGGGCGTGCCCGGCGTCGGCGAGAAGACCGCGGCCCGCCTGATCGCGCGCTACGGCGGCGTCGAGGAGATCCTGGCCGCGCTCGACGACAAGGACGCCGGGTTCGCGCCGGGCCTGCGCATCAAGCTGGACGGTGCCCGCGACTACCTGACGGCCGCCCTGCCGGTGTGCCGGGTCGCGCTGGACGTGCCGCTGCCGCCCTTCGACGCGACCCTGCCGGCCGCGCCCCGCGACGGCGACGCGCTGCTGGCGCTGGCCGAGCGGTGGAACCTCGCGGGTTCCGCCCGCCGCCTGGTCGACGCCCTGGCCGGCTGA
- a CDS encoding ATP-binding protein — MRTIRGGASPVMIGRDGELRRLVRLATAREPAVAIIAGEPGIGKTRLVHELLAAVPAGTVKLIGQAEPGSLSRPYEVLLDAIDGRPEVDEEQLAALADPSRSPVERLHTGLAVLDDLIGDAPAVIVFDDLHWADSESAALFERIADQRGPRLLIGTYRQGEVTRRNPVAGLLARLERRHAVTHLCLDRLTPAQTAALLAAVTGAPAPPRAAASLHHRTGGNPFFLEELLRASPGYDVEALVEQPLPWSLADVLRRQVDDLDPLSHRVVEAATVLGHRIPFDLLAAVTGAGEDELIAVLRDLVTRGVLVESGEDEFAFRHALVREAIADQMLGRQRRRLHETALDVLLSGGSSDPAMVAHHARGAGRYDDMVAAARRGTELYLSIGSAYQALQLAEMGLDEAPEDAGLLAAAARAAWLAGLLDDARRHARRWRDLAAGTTDRAESLYLLVRLAWESRDTDEMGALTRDIETLIARLPPGADQARAITAIAQSAYLRDDLDAALLWSDRALALADEFDLPAVRRAALMEKGATLTERPQTAAAGREILSALVDEAEKAGEWVLAARALKDLVQGEPPTSPAEHAETLERMRVDAERAGFESLAVASYFQGRARLALRAGDLGAAIAALEEGREQDRGYRRVGRWADYHGVFLAGLYLEAGELDRVEGLIADLTALPDNPPATIPGLAFHLACRRGDLPRAEQTLDELVAALAGEAWRSGEQAHDLVSAALELGLPADRLDLLAATLLDADVWDAYRTLVDAQLAEARGRHAEALAGYLSVAEAHILGPANRGTVRVGAARCLLAGDRREEAAAQVEAAADLLAEWRGWRVAQLAGVRARLGMAPVDAPPAVTGPAALTPREREVAVLISDGLTNTELARRLYISPKTAAVHVSNILRKLGVSSRTEVGDLVGRRKQRYEQST; from the coding sequence GTGCGAACCATCCGTGGCGGTGCCAGCCCGGTGATGATCGGGCGGGACGGCGAGCTGCGCCGGCTGGTGCGGCTCGCCACGGCACGGGAGCCCGCGGTCGCGATCATCGCGGGCGAGCCGGGCATCGGGAAGACCCGGCTGGTGCACGAGCTGCTGGCGGCGGTGCCGGCGGGGACCGTCAAGCTGATCGGGCAGGCCGAGCCCGGTTCGCTGTCCCGGCCGTACGAGGTGCTCCTGGACGCCATCGACGGCCGGCCGGAGGTCGACGAGGAGCAGTTGGCGGCGCTCGCCGACCCGAGCCGCAGCCCGGTCGAGCGGCTGCACACCGGTCTCGCCGTCCTGGACGACCTGATCGGCGACGCGCCCGCGGTCATCGTCTTCGACGACCTGCACTGGGCCGACTCGGAGAGCGCCGCGCTGTTCGAGCGGATCGCCGACCAGCGCGGGCCGCGGCTGCTCATCGGGACCTACCGGCAGGGCGAGGTGACCCGGCGCAATCCGGTGGCCGGGCTGCTGGCCCGGCTGGAGCGCCGGCACGCCGTCACCCACCTGTGCCTGGATCGCCTCACGCCCGCGCAGACCGCGGCGTTGCTGGCGGCGGTCACCGGCGCGCCCGCGCCGCCGCGGGCCGCGGCGTCCCTGCACCACCGCACCGGCGGCAACCCGTTCTTCCTGGAGGAGCTGCTGCGCGCCTCGCCCGGCTACGACGTGGAGGCGCTCGTCGAGCAGCCGCTGCCGTGGAGCCTGGCCGACGTGCTGCGCCGCCAGGTCGACGACCTCGACCCGCTCAGCCACCGCGTCGTCGAGGCGGCGACCGTGCTCGGCCACCGGATACCGTTCGACCTGCTCGCCGCGGTGACCGGCGCGGGCGAGGACGAGCTCATCGCCGTGCTGCGAGACCTGGTCACCCGCGGTGTCCTCGTCGAGTCCGGCGAGGACGAGTTCGCGTTCCGGCACGCGCTGGTGCGCGAGGCGATCGCCGACCAGATGCTCGGCCGGCAGCGCCGCCGGCTGCACGAGACCGCGCTCGACGTGCTCCTGAGCGGCGGCTCGTCCGACCCGGCCATGGTGGCGCACCACGCCCGCGGCGCCGGCCGCTACGACGACATGGTCGCCGCGGCCCGCCGCGGCACCGAGCTCTACCTCTCCATCGGCTCCGCCTACCAGGCCCTGCAACTGGCGGAGATGGGCCTCGACGAGGCACCCGAGGACGCCGGCCTGCTCGCCGCCGCCGCCCGGGCGGCGTGGCTGGCCGGGCTGCTCGACGACGCCCGGCGTCACGCCCGGCGCTGGCGGGACCTCGCCGCCGGGACGACCGACCGGGCCGAGTCGCTGTACCTGCTGGTCCGCCTCGCCTGGGAGTCCCGCGACACCGACGAGATGGGTGCACTGACCCGCGACATCGAGACGCTGATCGCGCGGCTACCGCCCGGCGCCGACCAGGCGCGGGCGATCACCGCGATCGCGCAGTCGGCGTACCTGCGCGACGACCTCGACGCCGCCCTGCTCTGGTCCGACCGCGCGCTGGCGCTGGCCGACGAGTTCGACCTGCCGGCGGTACGCCGGGCCGCGCTGATGGAGAAGGGCGCGACGCTCACGGAACGCCCGCAGACCGCCGCCGCCGGCCGGGAGATCCTGTCCGCCCTCGTCGACGAGGCCGAGAAGGCGGGCGAGTGGGTCCTGGCCGCGCGCGCCCTCAAGGACCTGGTGCAGGGCGAGCCACCCACGTCGCCGGCCGAGCACGCCGAGACCCTGGAACGCATGCGGGTCGACGCCGAGCGGGCCGGCTTCGAGTCGCTCGCGGTAGCCTCGTACTTCCAGGGCCGGGCCCGGCTCGCGCTGCGGGCCGGCGACCTCGGTGCCGCGATCGCGGCCCTCGAGGAGGGGCGCGAGCAGGACCGCGGCTACCGGCGGGTGGGCCGCTGGGCCGACTATCACGGCGTCTTCCTCGCCGGGCTCTACCTCGAGGCCGGCGAGCTGGACCGGGTCGAGGGTCTCATCGCCGACCTGACGGCGCTGCCCGACAACCCGCCGGCCACGATCCCCGGCCTCGCGTTCCATCTCGCCTGCCGCCGCGGCGACCTCCCGCGCGCCGAGCAGACCCTCGACGAACTCGTCGCGGCCCTGGCCGGGGAGGCCTGGCGCAGCGGCGAACAGGCGCACGACCTGGTCTCCGCCGCGCTGGAGCTCGGCCTGCCGGCGGACCGGCTCGACCTGCTGGCCGCCACGCTGCTCGACGCCGACGTGTGGGACGCGTACCGGACGCTTGTCGACGCCCAGCTCGCGGAGGCGCGCGGCCGGCACGCCGAGGCCCTCGCGGGCTACCTGTCCGTCGCCGAGGCGCACATCCTCGGTCCGGCGAACCGCGGCACCGTGCGCGTCGGCGCCGCCCGCTGCCTGCTCGCCGGCGACCGGCGCGAGGAGGCCGCCGCGCAGGTGGAGGCCGCCGCGGACCTGCTGGCCGAGTGGCGCGGCTGGCGGGTGGCCCAGCTCGCCGGGGTCCGCGCCCGGCTGGGCATGGCCCCGGTCGACGCGCCTCCGGCGGTCACCGGGCCGGCCGCGCTGACGCCCCGCGAGCGGGAGGTGGCGGTGCTGATCAGCGACGGGCTGACGAACACGGAGCTGGCCCGGCGCCTCTACATCTCGCCGAAGACCGCCGCCGTGCACGTCTCCAACATCCTGCGCAAGCTCGGCGTGTCGTCCCGGACCGAGGTGGGCGACCTCGTCGGGCGCAGGAAGCAGCGCTACGAACAGTCCACGTGA
- a CDS encoding polysaccharide deacetylase family protein, whose product MGRRLIINCDDFGMYPAVNAGVLSALEEGIASSCSLMPPCPAALEAMSLLRDRPHLPFGIHLTLFCDTPAYRWGPLTARARVPSLLDGAGEFFAPDRVPALLAQARAEEVAVEFRAQIRAVLDAGLSPTHLDWHCLADGGREDLFEVTLALAGEHGLGVRAWLGPARRRLRRLGRPVTDHDFLDSFRLDPETKFLRYAELLRALPEGTSEWAVHPGLADDEARRIDPGWRVRATDHDFLTSPEAAALLAAEDITLVDHRSIVTGGGDDRPNVR is encoded by the coding sequence GTGGGACGACGTCTGATCATCAACTGCGACGACTTCGGCATGTACCCGGCGGTCAACGCGGGCGTGCTGAGCGCCCTCGAGGAGGGCATCGCGAGCTCGTGCAGCCTGATGCCGCCGTGCCCGGCCGCGCTCGAGGCGATGTCGCTGCTGCGGGACCGCCCGCACCTGCCGTTCGGCATACACCTGACCCTGTTCTGCGACACGCCGGCGTACCGCTGGGGCCCGCTGACCGCGCGGGCCCGGGTGCCGTCGCTGCTCGACGGCGCGGGGGAGTTCTTCGCTCCGGACCGGGTGCCGGCGCTGCTCGCGCAGGCCCGCGCCGAGGAGGTCGCCGTCGAGTTCCGGGCACAGATCCGGGCGGTGCTCGACGCGGGGCTCAGCCCGACGCACCTGGACTGGCACTGCCTGGCCGACGGCGGCCGCGAGGACCTCTTCGAGGTGACCCTGGCGCTCGCCGGCGAGCACGGCCTGGGCGTCCGCGCCTGGCTCGGCCCGGCCCGGCGGCGCCTGCGGCGCCTGGGCCGCCCGGTCACCGACCACGACTTCCTGGACAGCTTCCGGCTCGACCCCGAGACCAAGTTCCTCCGGTACGCCGAACTGCTGCGCGCGCTGCCCGAGGGCACCAGCGAGTGGGCCGTGCACCCGGGCCTGGCCGACGACGAAGCGCGCCGGATCGACCCGGGCTGGCGGGTTCGCGCCACCGACCATGATTTCCTGACATCTCCGGAAGCGGCCGCGCTGCTGGCCGCGGAGGACATCACCCTTGTCGATCATCGCTCGATAGTTACCGGTGGGGGAGACGACCGTCCTAACGTTCGTTAA
- a CDS encoding CsbD family protein: MSFTDKVKNKVEELTGKAKQSVGDATDNERLVAEGTAQEMSAKAKQAGEHVKDAGKDARDALS, encoded by the coding sequence ATGAGCTTCACCGACAAGGTCAAGAACAAGGTGGAAGAGCTGACCGGCAAGGCGAAGCAGAGCGTCGGCGACGCCACCGACAATGAGCGGCTCGTCGCAGAGGGCACGGCTCAGGAGATGTCCGCCAAGGCCAAGCAGGCCGGCGAGCACGTCAAGGACGCCGGCAAGGACGCACGCGACGCGCTCAGCTGA
- a CDS encoding acyl-CoA dehydrogenase family protein, with protein sequence MTVERILPTDEAYELLGLTREIAAGELAPRVARFEERGEFPREVLRTLGGAGLLGLPYAEADGGAGQPYEVYLQVLEILAGSWLAIAEAVSVHTLSCFPTAAYGGERQRKSLPDMLGGDLLGAYCLSEPQGGSDAAALTTRAVRDGEDWVVTGTKAWITHGGQADFYNIFCRTGGPGAAGISCVVADAATPGILPQTPERTMGLRSSAPAQMVFDGVRVPADCLVGEEGSGFRIAMQALDAGRLGIAACAVGLAQAAVDYAAGYAREREQFGRAIGEFQGIGFMLADMATQVSAARALMLAAARLKDAGRPFSIEAAKAKLFATDVAMRVTTDAIQVLGGAGYVSDHPVERWFREAKVLQIVEGTNQIQRLVISRSLIRG encoded by the coding sequence GTGACGGTCGAGCGGATCCTGCCAACGGACGAGGCGTACGAGTTGCTGGGCCTGACCCGGGAGATCGCCGCCGGCGAGCTCGCACCCCGGGTGGCCCGCTTCGAGGAGCGGGGCGAGTTCCCCCGCGAGGTGCTGCGCACCCTGGGCGGCGCCGGGCTGCTCGGCCTGCCCTACGCCGAGGCGGACGGCGGCGCCGGCCAGCCCTACGAGGTCTATCTCCAGGTCCTGGAGATCCTCGCGGGCTCGTGGCTGGCCATCGCCGAGGCGGTCAGCGTGCACACCCTCTCCTGCTTCCCGACCGCCGCGTACGGCGGCGAGCGGCAGCGCAAGTCGCTGCCTGACATGCTCGGCGGCGACCTGCTCGGCGCCTACTGCCTCTCCGAGCCCCAGGGCGGCTCGGACGCCGCCGCCCTGACCACCCGGGCCGTGCGTGACGGCGAGGACTGGGTCGTCACCGGCACCAAGGCGTGGATCACCCACGGCGGGCAGGCCGACTTCTACAACATCTTCTGCCGCACGGGCGGCCCCGGCGCCGCCGGCATCTCCTGCGTGGTCGCCGACGCCGCCACGCCCGGGATCCTGCCGCAGACGCCCGAGCGCACGATGGGCCTGCGCTCCTCGGCGCCGGCGCAGATGGTCTTCGACGGCGTCCGGGTACCGGCCGACTGCCTGGTCGGCGAGGAGGGCTCCGGCTTCCGGATCGCCATGCAGGCGCTGGACGCGGGCCGGCTCGGCATCGCCGCCTGCGCGGTCGGGCTCGCGCAAGCCGCGGTCGACTACGCCGCCGGGTACGCCCGGGAGCGCGAGCAGTTCGGCCGGGCGATCGGCGAGTTCCAGGGCATCGGCTTCATGCTCGCCGACATGGCCACCCAGGTGTCCGCGGCCCGCGCCCTGATGCTGGCCGCCGCCCGCCTCAAGGACGCCGGGCGCCCGTTCTCCATCGAGGCCGCCAAGGCCAAGCTCTTCGCCACCGACGTCGCCATGCGGGTGACCACCGACGCGATCCAGGTGCTCGGCGGGGCCGGATACGTCAGCGACCACCCGGTCGAGCGCTGGTTCCGCGAGGCCAAGGTGCTCCAGATCGTCGAGGGCACCAACCAGATTCAGCGCCTGGTCATCAGCCGATCGCTGATCCGGGGCTGA